In Alkalispirillum mobile, the DNA window CACCGAGAACACCGAGCGTTTCGGCCGGCTCTACGTCTGGCTGATCGCGGTCAACAGCATCGGTCTGGTGCTGCTGTTCAGCGTCATTGCCGCCAACCTCTGGCGGTTGTTTCGTCAGCGCCGGCGCGGGCAGGTGGGCAGCCGGCTCACGGTACGCCTGGTGGCGGTTTTCGTGCTGCTCTCCGTGGTGCCGGTGTCAGTGGTCTACTACTTCTCCATGCAGTTCCTGCGGGCGGGCATCGACAGCTGGTTTGATGTCCGCGTGGAGCACGCCCTGGAGGATGCGCTCACCCTCTCCCAGGCCTCGCTGGACCTGCGCACCCGAGACCTGTTGCGCCGGGTCGAGGCCGCGGCGCGGGATGTCTCCGACACCCCGGAATCGTTGGCCGCCATCACCGTCAATGACCTGCGTGAGCAGTTGCAGGCCAGCGAGGTGACCCTCATGCGTTCCAGCGGCCAGATCATTGCCACCAGTAGTGCCCAGCCCTCCGCCACCCTGCCGGATCGCCCGGAGGAGGAGATCTTGCTGCAACTGCGCCAGGGGCTGCCGTACGTGGCCCTGGACCCGATGGAGGACGGCGAGTTGCAGGCGCGGGTGGTGGTGCCTGCCCGGGGGCCGGCGGGGCCCAGTGATACCCGTTTCCTCCAGGCCTATTTCCCCATCCCTTCCCGGCTGGGAGCGCTGGCCGAGGAGGTGCAGACCGCTTACGGCGAGTACCGCGAGATCGCCTTCCTGCGCCAACCGCTGAAGGACAGCTTCATCCTTACCCTGTCCCTGGTGCTGCTGCTCAGCCTGCTGTTCGCGGTCTGGACAGCCTTCTACCTGGCCCGGCGCATGGTCGCCCCGATCCGCAATCTGGCCGAGGGCACCCGCGCGGTCGCGGCCGGTGACTACGGCACCCAGTTGCGGGCCGGCAGTCGCGACGAACTGGGTTTCCTGGTGGAGTCCTTCAACGAGATGAGCCGGCGTATCGCCCGGACGCGGGACAGTGCCCGGCGCAGCCAGGTCCAGGTGGAGCGCCAGCGCGCCTACCTGGAGACGGTCCTGGGGCGGCTCTCCTCCGGGGTGCTGGCGCTGGACGCGGAGGGCCGCTTCCGGACCAGCAACCGGGCGCTGGAGGAGATCCTGGGCGTGAGCCTGGTAGGCCATGCCGGTGGCGACCTGGAGCAGCTGGCCCGGACCTATCCGCGGTTGACCGGGCTGTCAGCCGTGGTGATGCGCCACCTGCAAGGGGGCGACCCCGACTGGCGCGAGCAGCTGGTGCTGCCGGCCGAGGACGGGGAGCGGGTGCTCATGCTCAGCGGGGCCACCTTGCCGGGGCACCGGCAGAATGGTGGGCACGTGATCGTCATCGACGATATCACCACGCTTATCCAGGCCCAGCGAGACGCGGCCTGGGGTGAGGTGGCCCGCCGGCTGGCCCACGAGATCAAGAACCCCCTCACCCCCATTCAGCTCTCGGCCGAGCGGTTACGCCACAAACTCGCGGACCGGCTCACCGGCCGGGATGCCGAGTTGCTGGAGCGATCGACTGGCACTATCGTGCGCCAGGTCAGTGCGATGAAGGAGATGGTCAACGCCTTCTCCGAGTACGCCCGGCCACCGCGGCTGCGGCTGGAAGCGGTCGATCTGAATACCCTGGTGGCCGAGGTGGCAGAACTGTATCAAGGGGAAGCCGGTCTCGCCCTGGAGCTGCTACCGGCCGACGAGTTGCCCCGTATCCGGGGCGATGCCGGGCGGTTGCGGCAACTGCTGCATAACCTGATCAAGAACGCCCAGGAGGCGGCCGAAGGCCCGGCCCGGGTGCGGCTCGAGACCTGCAGCGGGTACGCCAACGGCCAGCGCCGGGTGCACTTGCAGGTGTGCGACAACGGACCGGGGTTCAATGCCGAGATGCTGGCCAGTCTGTTCGAGCCTTATGTGACGACGAAGGCCCGGGGCACGGGGCTGGGGCTCCCCATCGTCAAGAAGATTGTCGAGGAACACGGCGGCAGCATCAGTGCCCGTAACAGTGACGAGGGCGGCGCCTGCATCGCCATGCGCTTCCCCGTGCCCCAGGAACAGGGCGCCCTGAGCGCGCCCGGGGAGAAGAATCGCCCATGAATAGCGCACAGATTCTGGTTGTTGACGACGAGCAGGAGATCCGCGACCTGGTGGAGGAGATCCTCGAGGACGAGGGCTATCGGGTCCGCACCGCCCAGGACGGTGCCTCGGCGCGCGAGGCGATGCGCGCCCACGTGCCCGACCTGGTGCTGCTGGACATCTGGATGCCGGACGTGGACGGCGTCACCTTGCTGAAGGAGTGGACCGACGGCGGCGGCCCCGCCTGCCCGGTCGTGATGATGTCTGGCCACGGCACCGTGGAAACTGCGGTGGAGGCCACCCGCCTGGGGGCCTGGGACTTCATTGAAAAGCCCTTGTCCATGCCCAAGCTGCTGCTCACCGTGGAGCGGGCCCTGGAATCAGGGCGGCCGGGCACCCCGCAACCGTTGGCCGGGGCCCGTGGCGAGCCCGCCGCCGAGCCGGTGGGCAAGAGTGCGGTCATGCGCCAATTGCGGGACGACGCCCGCCGCATTGCCGCCCACGACACCCGGGTGCTGCTGCGCGGCGAGGCCGGCGCCGGCAAGCGTTGCCTGGCGCGCTATATCCACGACCACAGCCCGCGCCGGGAAGGTCCGTTTATTGAGCTGAGCGCCGGCAGCTTGGGCGAGCGGGGTGTTGGCGACCTGTTTGGCATCGACCGGAACGGTCAGCCGGCGCCCGGTGCGCTGGAGCTGGCGCGTGGCGGGACGCTCTACCTGGCTGATGTCTGCGAGTTGGATGCTGAGTTGCAAGGACAGTTGCTATCGGTGCTCAAGAGCGGTCGGTTCCAGCGCCAGGGTGGAGCCGAGGTGCTGGACCTGGATGTGCGCCTGATCGCCGGCACGCGGTTGGAGCTGGCCGATGCCGTCCGCGCAGGGCGGTTCCGCGAGGATTTTTACTACTACCTGGACGTGGTGCCCCTGGCGGTCCCGGCGCTGCGCGAGCACGTCGAAGACGTGCCGGAGCTGCTGCACTATTACGTCAACTGCCTGGTGGAGCGCGATGGGCTGAGTTACCGCGAATTCACCGTCGCTGCCCAGAACCGGCTGCGGAACCACAGTTGGCCGGGCAACGTGCGCGAGCTGGAAAATCTGGTCCAGCGGCTGCTGATCATGGGCGAGGGCGAGAAGATCGAGGTGGCAGAGGTGGAGGCCGCGCTGGCGGAGGAGCGCCGCAGCGGCAATGCGGCCGAAGGGCTGTCCGCCGACCTGCACCTGGAGCTGCCCCTGCGCGAGGCCCGCGAGGCCTTCGAACGCCGTTACCTGCAGGAGCAGTTGCGCCGGGCGCAGGGCAGTGTCGGGCAGCTGGCCCGGCTGACCGGCATGGAGCGCACCCACCTGTACCGCAAGCTCAAGGCGCTGGGCATCGACCCCCGGGAGCGGGCATGAAGATAATCATCCTCGGGGCCGGCCAGGTGGGTAGTACCGTGGCCGAGAACCTCTCCAGCGAGGCCAATGACATCACCCTGGTGGATACCCGCACCACGGTGCTGCAGGACCTCCAGGACCGGTTGGATATCCGCACGGTCCATGGCAGCGGGACCTACCCGGACGTGCTGGAGCGGGCCGGGGCGCAGGATGCCGACATGATCCTGGCGGTGACCAACTCCGACGAGGCCAACATGACCGCCTGCCAGGTGGCCTACACCCTGTTCCGTACCCCCACAAAGATCGCTCGGGTGAGGGCGTTGGAGTACCTGCACCACCCGCAATTGTTCAGCCCGGACGCGCTGCCCATCGACGTGATCATCAGCCCGGAGCAGCTGGTCACCGACTACGTGCAGCGGCTGATCGAGCACCCCGGGGCCCTGCAGGTGCTGGACTTCGCCCAGGGGCGGGTCCGGCTGGTCTGCGTGCGGGCCTATTACGGCGGTCCGCTGGTGGGGCATGAGCTCTCCACCCTCCGCGAGCACATGCCGGGCACGCCGACCCGGGTCGCGGCCATCTTCCGCCGGGGCAAGCCCATCCTGCCGGAGGGCAACACCGTCATCGAGGCCGGCGATGAGGTCTTCTTCATTGCCGCAAAGAAGGACATCCGCGCCGTGATGAGCGAGCTGCGCCGGCTGGAGAAGCCAGTCAAGCGCCTGACCATCGCCGGTGGCGGCAATATCGGCAAGCGGCTGGCCCAGGCCCTGGAGCGCCGCTACCAGGTCAAGCTGATCGAGCACTCCCCGGAGCGCGCCCGCGAGATCTCCGAGGAACTGAAGCGCGCGATCGTACTGCTGGGGGACGCCGCCGACGAGGAGCTGTTGCTTGAGGAGAATATTGAGAACACGGACGTCTTCTGCGCGGTGACCAACGACGATGAGGCCAACATCCTGTCGGCAATGCTCGCCAAGCGGCTGGGGGCCCGGCAGGTGATGGCCCTGATCAACCGGGCGGCCTACGTGGAGCTGATCCAGTCCAGTGAGGATATCGATATCGCCGTCTCGCCGCAGCAGGCCACCATCGGCAGCCTGCTGGCGCACATCCGGCGGGGCGATATGGCCAATGTCCACTCCCTGCGCCGCGGTGCCGCCGAGGCCATGGAAGCGGTGGCCCACGGCTCGCCGGCCAGTTCCCAGGTGATCGGGCGGGCCATCGACGAGATCCGGCTGCCGCCGGGCACCACCATCGGTGCCGTGGTGCGCGGTGACGAGGTACTGATGGCGCACCACGACCTGGTGATCGAGCCGGAGGATCACGTCATACTGTTCCTGGTGGACAAGAAGCGCGTGTCGGAGGTGGAACGCCTCTTCTCCGTCGGCGTCACCTTCCTCTGAGCCGCGCCGCCCGCATCGCCACCCAAGGGGGATTGCCATGAGTATGCTGGACAACCTGGAGAAGATGCTCGCCACCGGTCGCGACAGCCCCATGCTGCGCCTGAGCTTGGGATCGGGTTACCTCAAACAGGGGGAGCCCGGCCGGGCCATCGACCACCTGGAGGCCGCGCTGGAGCAGGATGGTGACTACTCCGCCGCCTGGAAAGTCTACGCGGCGGCCCTGGCCGACGACGACCGGCTGGACGAGGCCATTACTGCCTACCGGCGTGGGATTGATGTGGCCGAGGCCCAGGGCGACAAGCAGGCGGTGAAGGAGATGCGGGTGTTCCTGGGGCGGTTGGAAAAACGGCGCGGCAGTTGATGCTCAGCGCTTGCGCCGCCGTTTCGGGTAGACCCGATCCCAGCCCTCGGGCTGGTGGGCGAAGCGCTTGTAAGTCCAGAGGTATTGCTCCGGGGTCTCCCGTACGCACGCCTCGACACCGGCATTGAGTGCCGCCAGCGCGCGATCCGGGTCGGGGTCGTGGATGCCCTCGGGGGCGGGCAGAAAGCGGATGGTCCAGCGCCCGCCCGTCGCCGCACGGCGGGCATACCCGAAAACCACCGGCGCCCGTTGGCGGGCGGCCAGCTTCACCGGCAGGTCCATGGTCAGGGCCGGGCGGCCGAAGAAAGGGGCATAGCGTCCCTCATCCTTGGGTGGTTCCTGATCCGGCAGTATTCCCACCACGTCCCCCTGGCGCAGTGCCTTGTACAGGGCGCGCAAGCCGGCAGTGTTTGCCGGCAAGGCGTGCCCACCCCCGCGGTTGCGGGCTTCGACCATGATCGGCTCCAGCACCGGCTGCCGGGGCGGGCGGTAGAGGAAGTGCAACGGGTAATGCCGGGCCACCCAGAGGTTGAGCAACTCCCATGACCCCAGGTGCGGGGCGGCAATGATGGCGCCGCGGCCCTCGCGATAGGCCTGGTCCAGCAACTCCGCCCCCTCCACCCGGTCGATGCGTGCCAGCAATCGCTCCACCGGTTGGCGGAACAGCGCCGGCACCTCCATGATCTGCCGTCCGTACTCCCGGCGCGCGGAGCGGGTCAGTGCCGCGAGGGCCTCTTCCGATCGTTCCGGAAAGCAGACAGCCAGGTTGCGTTGCAGTACCTCATCCGCGCGGGTGCCCGGCCGGCTCAGCCAGGGGCCCAGCACCGCCCCGACGCGGTGCATGGCGCCCACCGGCAGGGTGGCCAGGGCGGTGAGCAGCGATTTCAGCAGGGCGGCGCGATCCATGAGCAGGCCTCGGTTCGGCTGGCGGCTTGTCCGACTGGGTGGCATAGCTAAACGCGGGCGCCCGCAGCTTGCAAGTCTGGCGGATTCTCCCTCAGGGTTTAGACTTCCGGTGAAGGTCAAGTTGTTGACCGGTAATGTCACCGGAGACTGCCAGACGGCAACAAGGAGTCGCTAGAAATGAGCTGGAACAAACAGATGGAAGACATGGTGCAGAACTGGACCAGCATGCAGCAGCAGATGTGGGACAGCTGGCTGCAGGCCATGAAGGGCATGGGTGCGCCCGGGTCTTCCGCCCAGGGCATGGAGTCCGTACAGCAGGAGTACCAGAAGAACCTCGAGGCCTGGGAAAAGGCGGTGCGTGACGCATTGGATGCCCAGAGCCAGTGGAGCAGTCACTTCGCCGATGCACTGGAGAAGGACGGGCAGGCTCCGGAGGCCGTCTCCCAATGGGTGCACCAGGTGCAGGAGATGATGAAGGCCTGGACCGAGGCTCAGGGCCAGCTCTGGAACGCCTGGTTTGAAAGTGCCCGCAACGTGGACCCCTCCAAGATGGGAAGCAACTGGGAGGAGGAGGGCCAGCGCGTGCTTCACGCCTGGCAGGACGCCACCCAGCGGGCCCAGGACGCCCTCGCCGAGTTGTCCAAGACCGCGACCCGGATGGGTGAGGAGGCTCCCAAGGCGGCCAAGGCCCCCAAGGCGCCGGGCAAGCCCGGTGGCGGTACCCGCAAGGGGTAATGCCGCATCGGCGGCAGACGCCGATGCCATCAGCTGAAACCGTCGGGCCGCCCCTCCGGGCGGCCCGGTGCTTTGCCCGCCCTGTGTCCCGCTCGATCTCACAGGTTGGTGGAAGACGGGGCCCTCCCTGGCCCGCTCGACCATCCCTGGCCGAATTGCTCTCCTGGGTTGCCTGGCAGTGGTCCCCTCCTGGTGGCTGCGGCCTCCTGCCCCTGCTGGCACGTATGATTATCCTGCCCGGTAGCGCTCGTGTCTGTAGGATTTGTCAGCAATCCTTGTAGGATTTTTCTGAATTTTCCCGGGGGAACGAAATGATCGGACTGATTCAGCGCGTGAGTGAGGCGCGGGTGGAGGTCGACGGCCATTTGGTGGGCCGGACGGGCCGGGGGCTGCTGGCGCTGGTCGGGGTGCAGCGGGGTGATGTCGAGGCCCAGGCCCGGCGGTTGCTTGAGCGCATGCTCGGCTACCGGGTGTTTCCCGACGAGGCGGGACGGATGAACCGTTCGCTGCAGGATATCGGCGGGGGGCTGCTTCTGGTGCCGCAGTTCACCCTGGCGGCCGATACCCGCAAGGGCATGCGGGCCAGCTTCGGTCCGGCGGCGCCGCCGGAGGAGGGTGAGCGGCTGTTCAACATTCTGGTCGCGCTGGCACAGAAGAGCGGGGTGCCGGTGGGGGCCGGGCGTTTCGGCGCCGACATGCAGGTCCACCTGGTCAACGACGGGCCGGTAACCTTCTGGCTGGAGGCGCGGCCCCCGGGGGAGTGACGGCCGGCCACCACGGCCGGGTGTGTCCTGTATCCCGCCACGGCGCCCCATGGGCGAGGCGGCCATGCGGGTTGTGGTATCCTCGGCGGTCGAAACCGAGTAAATGTCCTCAGAAATGACCCTTTCACAGGTGAGCGCCCAATCATGACCAACCGCAGTGCCGAGGTGCAGCGCGACACCCTGGAGACCCGGGTGAAAGTGCGCCTGGACCTGGACGGGGCCGGCGAATCCCGCATTCGCATCGGTGTGCCCTTCATGGAGCATATGCTGGATCAGGTGGCCCGCCACGGGCTGATCGACCTGGACATCGAGGCCGATGGCGATACCCACATCGACGACCACCACACGGTGGAGGACGTGGGCATCACCCTGGGGCAGGCGTTGGCCCGTGCCCTGGGCGACAAGAAGGGGCTCCGCCGCTACGGGCACGCCTACGTGCCCCTGGACGAGGCGCTCTCCCGTGTCGTGGTGGACTTCTCCGGCCGCCCCGGGTTGCAATTCCACGTGGACTTCACCCGTGCCCGTATCGGCCAGTTCGACGTGGACCTGTTCCAGGAGTTCTTCCAGGGGGTGGTCAATCACGGCTTCCTGACCCTGCACGTGGATAACATCCGTGGGGTCAATGCCCACCACCAGGCCGAGACGGTGTTCAAGGCGCTGGGCCGGGCGCTGCGCATGGCAGCCGAGGCGGACCCGCGCCAGGCCGACCGGATACCCTCCACCAAGGGGGCGCTCTGATGGGCTTCGTGGCGGTCGTCGATTACGGCATGGGCAACCTGCGTTCGGTGTCCCGGGCGCTGGAGTTTGCCGGTGGCGGTGGGCGTGTGCGTATCACCGCGGATGCCGACGATGTCCAGCGGGCCGAGCGGGTGGTCTTCCCCGGCGTGGGCGCCATGCGCGACTGCATGAGCGAGCTGCAGCGCCTGGAGCTGGTGGACGTGCTGCGCGAGGCGGCACAAACCAAGCCCTTTCTCGGGGTCTGCCTGGGCATGCAGGCCCTGCTCAGCCGCAGCGAAGAGAACGACGGCGTCGAGGCCCTGGACATACTGCCCGGCGCGGTGCGCCGCTTCGCCGATGACCAGGCGGGGCCGGATGGCCGGCGGCTTAAGGTGCCGCACATGGGGTGGAACCAGGTCCGCCAGGTGCAGGGCCACCCCCTGTGGGCCGATATCCCGGACGACAGCTGGTTCTATTTCGTGCACAGCTACTACGTGGCGCCGGCCCAGGAGGACTGGGTGGCCGGGCGCACCGAGTACGGGGTCCACTTTGCCAGCGCCGTCGCCCGCGGCAATGTCTTCGCCACCCAGTTTCACCCCGAGAAGAGCCAACGCCCGGGCCTGGTCCTGCTGGGCAACTTCCTGCGCTGGGACGGCAGCGAATAACCTCACGAGTGATGCCATGCAGTTGATACCCGCCATCGATCTCAAGGACGGCCGCTGTGTCCGCCTGCGCCAGGGGCGCATGGATGATGAAACGGTCTTTTCCGACGACCCGGTCGCCATGGCCGGGCGCTGGGTCAACGCCGGTACCCGCCGCCTGCACCTGGTCGACCTGAACGGTGCGGTTGCCGGCGAGCCGGTCAACGCGGAAGTCATCCAGCGAATCGCCAACCGTTATCCGGAACTGCGCATCCAGGTGGGCGGTGGCATCCGTGACCTGGAGACCATCCGGGCCTACCGAGAGGCCGGGGTGGATGACCTGATCATCGGGACGCAGGCCGTGCGCCGCCCGGAGTTCGTCAACGAGGCCTGCGAGGCCTTTCCCGGTCATATCATCGTCGGGTTGGACGCCCGTGACGGCCGGGTGGCCACCGATGGCTGGGAGCAGGTCTCGGAGGTGCTGGCGGTGGACCTGGCCCGCCGTTTCGAGTCCGCCGGGGTGAACGCCATCGTCTTCACCGATATCGGCCGGGACGGCATGATGAAAGGCGTCAACGTGGAGGCGACCCGCGAACTGGCCCGGGGTGTCAGCATCCCGGTGATCGCCTCCGGCGGGGTCTCCAGCCTGGACGACGTGCGGGCGCTGTGCGCGGCGGTTGGCGACGGTATCGCCGGCGCCATCGTCGGACGGGCCATCTACGAGGGCAGCCTGGATCTGGCGGAAGCCCAGGCCCTGGCGGATCAGCTTTGCGCCGAGGTGAAGCCGTGACCGTCGCCAAGCGCATCATTCCCTGCCTGGATGTGGACGACGGCCGGGTGGTGAAGGGGGTCAAGTTCGTCGACATCCGCGATGCCGGCGACCCGGTGGAGATCGCGCGCCGTTACGACGCCATGGGCGCCGACGAGATCACCTTCCTGGACATTACCGCCAGCCACGAGCAGCGCGACACCATGGTGCAGGTGGTGGAGCGGGTGGCCAGTCAGGTCTTCATTCCGTTGACCGTCGGCGGTGGCATCCGCGAGGTGGCGGACATCCGGCGCATGCTCAACGCCGGCGCCGACAAGGTGGGCATCAACACCGCCGCCGTGGCACGGCCGGAGTTTGTGGCCGAGGCCGCCGAGCGCTTCGGCTCGCAATGCATCGTGGTGGCGGTGGATGCCAAGCAGGTCAGTCGGCCGGATGAGCCGCCCCGCTGGGAGGTCTTTACCCACGGCGGGCGCAAGGCCACCGGGCTCGATGCAGTGGCGTGGGCCCGCCGCATGGCGGAGCTGGGCGCCGGCGAGATCCTGCTGACCAGCATGGATCGGGATGGTACCCAGTCCGGCTTCGACCTGGCTCTGACCCGCGCGGTCAGCGATGCGGTGCCGGTGCCGGTGATCGCCTCCGGTGGGGTCGGCAACCTGCCCGATCTGGCCGAGGGTGTGCTGGAGGGGGGTGCCGACGCGGTGCTGGCCGCCAGCATCTTCCACTTTGGGCGCTATACCGTGGCCCAGGCCAAGCGGCTGATGGCCGATCGCGGCATCACCGTGCGTATCACCGGCGACGAGCGGACCGACGTATGAGCGAGCAGCGCGATATCCTGAACGCCCTGGCCGAAGTGCTGGAGCAGCGCCGGCAGGCGGACCCCGAATCCTCCTACGTGGCCAGGCTGCATCACAAGGGGCTGGACGCGATCCTGAAGAAGGTCGGCGAGGAGGCCACCGAGGCGGTGGTGGCGGCTAAGGGCGGTGATCGCTCACAAGTCATTTATGAAACCGCCGATCTGTGGTTCCATAGCCTTATCATGCTCTCGGCCTGTGGCGCTGGGCCGGATGATGTGCTGGCAGAACTGGAGCGTCGGTTCGGGTTGTCCGGTATCGACGAGAAAGCGGCCCGTAAAGGGCAGTAGCAGAGCGGGCCCCGCGCCCCGGAGGAGTTTGTTATGGGTATCAGCCCCTGGACCTTGCTGATTGTGCTTCTGATTGTGCTTCTGGTGTTCGGCACCAAGAAGCTGCGTAATCTGGGTGGTGACATGGGTGGGGCCATCAAGGGCTTCAAGGATGCCATGAAGGAAGGCGAGGAGGGTGACAAGGAGGGTGAGAAGTCCGAGCCCTCCAAGCTGGAGCAGCCTTCCGGCGAAGACGAGAAGCCCACCCAGGGACATACCATCGAGGGCGAGCACACCGAGAAGTCCCGCGATCGCCATTCCTCCTGATTCACTGTCGCTGAGAGGGGTCGCCGCCCATGTTTGACCTGGGCTTCTGGGAGGTACTCATCATCATGCTGATCGGCCTGCTGATTCTGGGGCCGGAGCGGATGGCGCGTACCGTGCGGACGGCCGGGCTCTACCTGGGCAAGGCGCGGGCGGCTTTTAATGCCGCCAAGTCCGAGGTGGAGCGCGAGTTGCACGTCGAGGAGATGCGCAAGGCAACCGAATCCGTGCGCAAGGACGTGGACAAGGTGCGCAAGGACGTGGAGAAGGATGCCCGGCGTTTTGAGGCCGAGGCCGATGGCGTGAGTCGGGCCTACCGCGAAACCGGTCGGAAGGCCGCGTCGGCGGAGTCGGCTGGCAGCAGTAAGGAGTCGGCCGACAAGGCCCGAGGCGAGGGCGCCTCCGAGGCCCTGTCAGATCAGCGCGGCAACAGTCAGCCGCCTGCCGGGGGCGCCCCCGCGGGTCGGGAGGCGGAACCGGCTAGTGACAAGGCGGCGGGTGACCCGGCCGTGCAGGAAGGTGGTGAGGAGAGGCGTCAGTGAGTGACCGTTCCCCGGACCGGGATCGAGATCGGCGGCAGGATTCCGACCAGGAGGAGATGGAGGATCAGCCGCTGCTGAGCCATCTGCTGGAGCTGCGCGGCCGGCTGTTCCGCGCGGTTGTCGTGATCCTGGTGGCGTTCCTGGCGCTGTACCCCTTTGCGGACGAGATCTACCAGTTCGTTTCCGGTCCGCTGCGGGAGGTATTGCCCGAGGGCACCTCGATGATCGCCATCAAGGTGGCCTCGCCCTTCCTCATCCCGATGAAGCTGGCCCTGGTGGCGGCCATCTTCCTGACCATTCCCTACACCCTCTACCAGGCCTGGGCGTTCGTCGCGCCGGGCCTTTACCGGCATGAGCGGCGGCTGGTGGGCCCGCTGGTGATGGCCAGCACGGTGCTGTTTTATGGTGGGGCGGCGTTCGCTTACTACGCCGTCTTCCCGCTCGCCTTTTCCTTTTTTGCCGCCACCACGCCCGAGGGCGTGTCCATGATGA includes these proteins:
- a CDS encoding sensor histidine kinase; translation: TENTERFGRLYVWLIAVNSIGLVLLFSVIAANLWRLFRQRRRGQVGSRLTVRLVAVFVLLSVVPVSVVYYFSMQFLRAGIDSWFDVRVEHALEDALTLSQASLDLRTRDLLRRVEAAARDVSDTPESLAAITVNDLREQLQASEVTLMRSSGQIIATSSAQPSATLPDRPEEEILLQLRQGLPYVALDPMEDGELQARVVVPARGPAGPSDTRFLQAYFPIPSRLGALAEEVQTAYGEYREIAFLRQPLKDSFILTLSLVLLLSLLFAVWTAFYLARRMVAPIRNLAEGTRAVAAGDYGTQLRAGSRDELGFLVESFNEMSRRIARTRDSARRSQVQVERQRAYLETVLGRLSSGVLALDAEGRFRTSNRALEEILGVSLVGHAGGDLEQLARTYPRLTGLSAVVMRHLQGGDPDWREQLVLPAEDGERVLMLSGATLPGHRQNGGHVIVIDDITTLIQAQRDAAWGEVARRLAHEIKNPLTPIQLSAERLRHKLADRLTGRDAELLERSTGTIVRQVSAMKEMVNAFSEYARPPRLRLEAVDLNTLVAEVAELYQGEAGLALELLPADELPRIRGDAGRLRQLLHNLIKNAQEAAEGPARVRLETCSGYANGQRRVHLQVCDNGPGFNAEMLASLFEPYVTTKARGTGLGLPIVKKIVEEHGGSISARNSDEGGACIAMRFPVPQEQGALSAPGEKNRP
- a CDS encoding sigma-54-dependent transcriptional regulator; this encodes MNSAQILVVDDEQEIRDLVEEILEDEGYRVRTAQDGASAREAMRAHVPDLVLLDIWMPDVDGVTLLKEWTDGGGPACPVVMMSGHGTVETAVEATRLGAWDFIEKPLSMPKLLLTVERALESGRPGTPQPLAGARGEPAAEPVGKSAVMRQLRDDARRIAAHDTRVLLRGEAGAGKRCLARYIHDHSPRREGPFIELSAGSLGERGVGDLFGIDRNGQPAPGALELARGGTLYLADVCELDAELQGQLLSVLKSGRFQRQGGAEVLDLDVRLIAGTRLELADAVRAGRFREDFYYYLDVVPLAVPALREHVEDVPELLHYYVNCLVERDGLSYREFTVAAQNRLRNHSWPGNVRELENLVQRLLIMGEGEKIEVAEVEAALAEERRSGNAAEGLSADLHLELPLREAREAFERRYLQEQLRRAQGSVGQLARLTGMERTHLYRKLKALGIDPRERA
- the trkA gene encoding Trk system potassium transporter TrkA gives rise to the protein MKIIILGAGQVGSTVAENLSSEANDITLVDTRTTVLQDLQDRLDIRTVHGSGTYPDVLERAGAQDADMILAVTNSDEANMTACQVAYTLFRTPTKIARVRALEYLHHPQLFSPDALPIDVIISPEQLVTDYVQRLIEHPGALQVLDFAQGRVRLVCVRAYYGGPLVGHELSTLREHMPGTPTRVAAIFRRGKPILPEGNTVIEAGDEVFFIAAKKDIRAVMSELRRLEKPVKRLTIAGGGNIGKRLAQALERRYQVKLIEHSPERAREISEELKRAIVLLGDAADEELLLEENIENTDVFCAVTNDDEANILSAMLAKRLGARQVMALINRAAYVELIQSSEDIDIAVSPQQATIGSLLAHIRRGDMANVHSLRRGAAEAMEAVAHGSPASSQVIGRAIDEIRLPPGTTIGAVVRGDEVLMAHHDLVIEPEDHVILFLVDKKRVSEVERLFSVGVTFL
- a CDS encoding tetratricopeptide repeat protein codes for the protein MSMLDNLEKMLATGRDSPMLRLSLGSGYLKQGEPGRAIDHLEAALEQDGDYSAAWKVYAAALADDDRLDEAITAYRRGIDVAEAQGDKQAVKEMRVFLGRLEKRRGS
- a CDS encoding lysophospholipid acyltransferase family protein, giving the protein MDRAALLKSLLTALATLPVGAMHRVGAVLGPWLSRPGTRADEVLQRNLAVCFPERSEEALAALTRSARREYGRQIMEVPALFRQPVERLLARIDRVEGAELLDQAYREGRGAIIAAPHLGSWELLNLWVARHYPLHFLYRPPRQPVLEPIMVEARNRGGGHALPANTAGLRALYKALRQGDVVGILPDQEPPKDEGRYAPFFGRPALTMDLPVKLAARQRAPVVFGYARRAATGGRWTIRFLPAPEGIHDPDPDRALAALNAGVEACVRETPEQYLWTYKRFAHQPEGWDRVYPKRRRKR
- the dtd gene encoding D-aminoacyl-tRNA deacylase, with the protein product MIGLIQRVSEARVEVDGHLVGRTGRGLLALVGVQRGDVEAQARRLLERMLGYRVFPDEAGRMNRSLQDIGGGLLLVPQFTLAADTRKGMRASFGPAAPPEEGERLFNILVALAQKSGVPVGAGRFGADMQVHLVNDGPVTFWLEARPPGE
- the hisB gene encoding imidazoleglycerol-phosphate dehydratase HisB, whose amino-acid sequence is MTNRSAEVQRDTLETRVKVRLDLDGAGESRIRIGVPFMEHMLDQVARHGLIDLDIEADGDTHIDDHHTVEDVGITLGQALARALGDKKGLRRYGHAYVPLDEALSRVVVDFSGRPGLQFHVDFTRARIGQFDVDLFQEFFQGVVNHGFLTLHVDNIRGVNAHHQAETVFKALGRALRMAAEADPRQADRIPSTKGAL
- the hisH gene encoding imidazole glycerol phosphate synthase subunit HisH, which produces MGFVAVVDYGMGNLRSVSRALEFAGGGGRVRITADADDVQRAERVVFPGVGAMRDCMSELQRLELVDVLREAAQTKPFLGVCLGMQALLSRSEENDGVEALDILPGAVRRFADDQAGPDGRRLKVPHMGWNQVRQVQGHPLWADIPDDSWFYFVHSYYVAPAQEDWVAGRTEYGVHFASAVARGNVFATQFHPEKSQRPGLVLLGNFLRWDGSE
- the hisA gene encoding 1-(5-phosphoribosyl)-5-[(5-phosphoribosylamino)methylideneamino]imidazole-4-carboxamide isomerase, translating into MQLIPAIDLKDGRCVRLRQGRMDDETVFSDDPVAMAGRWVNAGTRRLHLVDLNGAVAGEPVNAEVIQRIANRYPELRIQVGGGIRDLETIRAYREAGVDDLIIGTQAVRRPEFVNEACEAFPGHIIVGLDARDGRVATDGWEQVSEVLAVDLARRFESAGVNAIVFTDIGRDGMMKGVNVEATRELARGVSIPVIASGGVSSLDDVRALCAAVGDGIAGAIVGRAIYEGSLDLAEAQALADQLCAEVKP